A single window of Rhizobium indicum DNA harbors:
- a CDS encoding transglutaminase family protein, translating into MTIFSVRHITSYRYVRDVDFGEHRLMFRPRDSFDQRLIEASLTIYPEESHVRWIHDVFGNCVALVDFSRPASELRFETWITLDHTPQVALDLKVDDAALTYPFSYDKDEIADLTPAMQRHYADPNDEVGRWARQFVRQGRPTETGHLLMTLCYAIRESFVYARRHEHGTQSPVQTLQLRSGTCRDFALLMMEAARILGLAARFVTGYVYVPDRDGSTVLGGGSTHAWCQIYLPGAGWTEFDPTNGIVGNRDLIRVAVARDPRQAVPLSGSYDGDGKDFDSMTVQVNVTTR; encoded by the coding sequence ATGACGATTTTCTCCGTCCGCCACATCACGTCCTATCGTTACGTCAGGGATGTCGACTTCGGTGAGCATCGCTTGATGTTCCGGCCGCGCGACAGTTTCGACCAGCGGCTGATCGAAGCGTCGTTGACGATCTATCCTGAGGAAAGTCATGTGCGCTGGATCCACGATGTTTTCGGCAATTGCGTGGCGCTCGTCGATTTTTCGAGGCCGGCGTCCGAACTTCGTTTCGAAACCTGGATCACGCTCGATCACACGCCGCAGGTCGCCCTGGATCTCAAGGTCGACGACGCGGCCCTGACCTATCCATTCTCCTACGACAAGGACGAGATCGCCGATCTGACGCCGGCGATGCAGCGCCATTATGCCGACCCGAACGACGAGGTCGGACGCTGGGCGCGCCAGTTCGTGCGCCAGGGGCGTCCGACGGAGACCGGGCATCTGCTGATGACGCTCTGTTACGCCATCCGCGAAAGCTTCGTCTATGCGCGGCGCCATGAACATGGAACGCAGTCGCCGGTGCAAACCTTGCAGCTTCGCTCCGGCACCTGCCGAGATTTTGCGCTTCTGATGATGGAGGCGGCACGCATCCTCGGCCTCGCAGCACGATTCGTCACAGGCTATGTCTATGTTCCAGACCGGGACGGTTCCACCGTGCTCGGCGGCGGTTCCACGCATGCGTGGTGCCAGATCTATCTTCCAGGCGCCGGTTGGACGGAGTTCGATCCGACCAACGGCATCGTCGGCAACCGCGATCTCATTCGTGTCGCGGTTGCCCGCGATCCGCGCCAAGCAGTCCCGTTGAGCGGCAGCTATGACGGGGACGGGAAGGATTTCGACAGCATGACTGTGCAGGTCAACGTCACCACGAGGTAA
- a CDS encoding transglutaminase-like domain-containing protein: MKIRAGFHLGYECTQPTPMLLVLNIHPSRRADLLSDQILTFDRPIEAWGYTDVFGNACSRIVAPSGLTTISTEFEIYDSGQPDIVPDDAVQHAINDLPDDVLVFLLGSRYCDTDRLADFAWATFSSTPLGWARVQAICDFVHDHITFDYLKADVLRTAHGGFIDKAGVCRDFAHLAIALCRCMNIPARYCTGYLGDIGVPIDPNPMDFSAWFEVFLGGHWHTVDARHNTPRIGRILMGTGRDATDVAMSTAFGPATLSRFEVITEEVPQEAVKAD; encoded by the coding sequence ATGAAGATACGCGCCGGGTTTCATCTGGGCTATGAATGCACGCAGCCGACGCCGATGCTGCTCGTCCTCAACATCCATCCCTCCCGTCGCGCCGATCTTCTCAGCGATCAGATCCTGACTTTCGACCGGCCGATCGAGGCCTGGGGCTATACCGATGTGTTCGGCAATGCCTGCAGCCGGATCGTCGCTCCGTCGGGGCTGACGACGATCTCCACGGAGTTCGAGATCTACGACAGCGGCCAACCCGACATCGTTCCCGACGATGCCGTCCAGCACGCGATCAATGACCTGCCGGACGATGTGCTGGTCTTCCTGCTCGGCAGCCGCTATTGCGACACCGACAGGCTTGCAGATTTCGCCTGGGCGACGTTTTCATCGACGCCGCTCGGCTGGGCGCGCGTCCAGGCGATCTGCGATTTCGTCCATGACCACATCACCTTCGACTACCTGAAGGCCGACGTGCTCAGGACCGCGCATGGCGGCTTCATCGACAAGGCGGGCGTCTGCCGCGACTTTGCCCATCTCGCCATCGCGCTTTGCCGATGCATGAATATCCCGGCACGATATTGCACCGGCTATCTCGGCGATATCGGCGTTCCGATCGATCCCAATCCGATGGATTTCAGCGCCTGGTTCGAGGTCTTTCTCGGCGGCCACTGGCATACGGTCGACGCCCGCCACAACACGCCGCGTATCGGCCGGATCCTGATGGGAACCGGCCGCGACGCCACCGACGTCGCCATGTCGACGGCCTTCGGTCCGGCAACGCTCTCCCGCTTCGAGGTGATCACCGAGGAAGTGCCGCAGGAGGCGGTGAAAGCCGATTGA
- a CDS encoding alkylphosphonate utilization protein, with the protein MTDIIVKDSNGSQLHDGDSVTLIKDLKVKGTSETLKRGTLVKGIRLTDNPGEIECSTKQVKGLVLKTEFLKKA; encoded by the coding sequence ATGACCGACATCATTGTAAAGGACAGCAACGGAAGCCAGCTTCACGACGGCGATTCCGTGACGCTGATCAAGGACCTCAAGGTCAAGGGAACCTCGGAGACGCTGAAGCGTGGAACGCTGGTCAAGGGCATTCGCCTGACGGACAATCCTGGCGAGATCGAGTGCAGCACCAAGCAGGTCAAAGGCCTCGTGCTGAAAACCGAGTTTTTGAAGAAGGCATAG
- a CDS encoding LysR family transcriptional regulator has product MSTPDLNLLVTLDVLLAEGSVARAAQRLRLSPSAMSRALARLRETTGDPLLVRAGRGLVPTPRALELRERVGRIVEDAQAILRPAEALDLQRLVRTFTLRTSEGFAESFGPDLIACLGRQAPGVRLRFVQKPDKDSAPLRDGTVDLETGVVGGTTGPEVRAQALFRDRFIGVVRLGHPLCGREMTPSLYAGGQHIYVSRRGLDKGPIDEALNALGLERQIATIVSGFSTALALARNCDLIASVPERHTGALRAGMHSFPLPVPTPEITVSLLWHPRMDADPAHRWLRGCVRDACARAD; this is encoded by the coding sequence ATGTCGACACCTGATCTCAACTTGCTAGTCACCCTCGATGTGCTGCTTGCCGAGGGCAGCGTTGCGCGTGCGGCGCAACGGCTGCGGCTCAGCCCGTCGGCGATGAGCCGGGCCTTAGCGCGATTGCGTGAAACGACGGGCGATCCGCTGCTGGTGCGCGCCGGCCGTGGCCTCGTCCCCACGCCGCGCGCGCTCGAACTGCGCGAGCGGGTCGGCCGGATTGTCGAGGACGCGCAGGCGATCCTGCGTCCTGCCGAGGCGCTTGACCTTCAACGCTTGGTCCGGACGTTCACGCTGCGCACCAGCGAAGGCTTTGCCGAGAGCTTCGGACCTGATCTCATCGCCTGCCTCGGTCGGCAAGCGCCCGGCGTGCGGCTGCGCTTCGTGCAGAAGCCGGACAAGGACAGCGCCCCGCTTCGCGATGGGACCGTCGATCTGGAAACCGGCGTCGTCGGCGGGACGACCGGGCCGGAGGTGCGGGCGCAGGCCTTGTTCCGCGATCGTTTCATCGGCGTCGTGCGCTTGGGGCATCCGCTTTGTGGGCGCGAGATGACTCCCTCCCTTTATGCCGGCGGCCAGCACATCTACGTCTCGCGGCGCGGGCTCGACAAGGGACCGATCGATGAAGCCTTGAACGCGCTCGGGTTGGAACGGCAGATCGCCACCATCGTCAGCGGCTTTTCCACGGCACTGGCGCTCGCCCGGAACTGCGATCTGATCGCCAGCGTGCCCGAACGGCACACCGGAGCCTTGCGCGCGGGAATGCATAGTTTTCCCCTCCCCGTCCCGACGCCTGAGATCACGGTGTCATTGCTCTGGCACCCCAGGATGGATGCCGATCCGGCGCATCGCTGGCTGCGCGGCTGCGTTCGCGACGCCTGCGCGCGAGCTGATTGA
- a CDS encoding MFS transporter → MKSIIAERSEAIAEQAPSIRWALASLSLSMLLPSLGTSIANVGLPSLAQAFDAAFQDAQWIVLAYLLAITTLIVSVGRLGDITGRRRLLLIGILLFTLASILCGVAPTLWLMIAARAVQGLGAAIMMALTMAFVGETVPKERTGSAMGLLGTMSAIGTALGPSLGGLLIAGLGWPAIFLVNVPLGVLTFVLAYRHLPADISKGKTGRKGFDIAGTLLLALTLSVYALAMTIGHGRFGLLNIALLSVAVFGAGLFVFAEARAASPLIQLTVFRNRVLTASLAMNVLVSTVMMATLVVAPFYLSHALGLNQALVGIVMSIGPVISILSGVPAGRLVDRLDAPFVVVAGLVAMAAGCIAMAVLPGIPGYIAAIAMLTPGYQLFQAANNTAIMADVRPDQRGVISGMLNLSRNLGLITGASVMGAVFAFSSGTPDITAAHPEAIASGMRMTFAVAAALVVVALAIAVRTYRRRALGES, encoded by the coding sequence GTGAAATCGATCATTGCAGAGCGAAGCGAGGCCATCGCCGAACAGGCACCATCCATACGATGGGCGCTTGCCAGTCTTTCCCTCTCGATGTTGCTGCCGTCACTCGGCACCAGCATCGCCAATGTGGGCCTGCCGAGCCTGGCGCAGGCGTTCGATGCCGCCTTCCAGGATGCGCAGTGGATCGTTCTCGCCTATCTCCTTGCCATCACCACCCTGATCGTCAGCGTCGGACGGCTCGGCGACATCACCGGCCGACGTCGGCTGCTGCTCATCGGCATCCTGCTCTTCACGCTGGCCTCGATCCTCTGCGGCGTCGCGCCGACGCTATGGCTGATGATTGCCGCGCGCGCTGTGCAGGGCCTGGGTGCGGCCATCATGATGGCGCTCACCATGGCCTTTGTCGGCGAAACGGTGCCGAAGGAAAGAACCGGGAGCGCCATGGGGCTGCTCGGAACGATGTCGGCAATCGGTACCGCTCTTGGGCCCTCGCTCGGCGGCCTGCTGATCGCCGGGCTCGGCTGGCCGGCAATCTTCCTCGTCAACGTGCCGCTCGGCGTTCTGACCTTCGTTCTCGCCTATCGCCATCTGCCCGCCGATATCAGCAAGGGGAAGACGGGTCGGAAGGGCTTCGACATCGCAGGCACTTTGCTGCTTGCGCTGACGCTGTCGGTCTACGCGCTGGCGATGACGATCGGGCACGGCCGATTTGGCCTATTGAACATCGCTCTGCTCTCGGTCGCCGTCTTCGGCGCCGGTTTGTTCGTCTTCGCCGAGGCGAGAGCGGCATCGCCGCTGATCCAGTTGACGGTGTTCCGCAATCGCGTGCTCACCGCCAGCCTGGCGATGAACGTGCTGGTTTCGACTGTGATGATGGCGACGCTGGTAGTCGCGCCGTTCTACCTCTCCCATGCGCTCGGGCTCAATCAAGCTCTCGTCGGCATCGTCATGTCGATCGGCCCCGTCATCTCCATCTTGAGCGGCGTCCCGGCCGGCCGTCTGGTGGACCGTCTGGACGCGCCATTCGTGGTGGTCGCAGGGCTCGTCGCCATGGCGGCAGGCTGCATCGCCATGGCCGTGCTTCCCGGGATACCAGGCTACATCGCCGCCATTGCCATGCTGACACCCGGCTATCAGCTGTTTCAGGCGGCCAACAACACCGCCATCATGGCGGATGTCCGCCCGGACCAGCGGGGCGTCATCTCGGGCATGCTCAACCTTTCGCGCAATCTCGGGCTGATTACCGGCGCATCAGTGATGGGCGCCGTCTTCGCGTTCTCTTCGGGAACACCCGATATCACAGCGGCGCATCCCGAGGCCATTGCCTCAGGCATGCGGATGACCTTCGCCGTTGCGGCAGCACTGGTTGTTGTCGCGCTCGCTATTGCGGTCAGGACTTACCGCCGCCGAGCGCTCGGGGAGAGTTGA
- a CDS encoding 3-keto-5-aminohexanoate cleavage protein, with translation MIVQACINGARPSDFHPLLPLTIDAMVRDATASVAAGAAELHVHPRGADGKEALAAVDDTVGAIRRVCPGTLIGVSTGAWIEGDREKTREAIRRWSVLSDYASVNLSEDDGPGVMQLLQQKGIGIEVGLASVADAERYIGLDDHERVFRVLIELDNEQDLQRACDIADGIIKALGDGRVKRPILLHGFDDTVWPFVRLARERRYSTRIGLEDGKHLPDGTIANDNAALVTAAVAIFRGHSN, from the coding sequence ATGATCGTTCAAGCTTGCATCAACGGCGCGCGGCCGAGCGATTTCCATCCGCTCCTTCCGCTGACGATTGATGCCATGGTGCGTGATGCCACGGCTTCGGTCGCTGCCGGCGCTGCGGAGCTCCACGTTCATCCGCGCGGAGCCGATGGCAAGGAGGCCCTTGCCGCCGTCGACGACACTGTCGGCGCGATCCGCCGTGTCTGTCCGGGAACGCTGATCGGTGTGTCCACGGGCGCCTGGATCGAAGGCGATCGGGAGAAAACGCGGGAAGCCATCCGCCGTTGGTCCGTTCTGTCGGATTATGCCTCGGTGAACCTCTCGGAAGACGATGGCCCTGGTGTCATGCAGTTGCTGCAGCAGAAGGGTATCGGCATCGAAGTCGGGCTGGCATCGGTCGCCGATGCGGAGCGCTACATCGGCCTCGATGATCATGAGCGGGTCTTTCGCGTGCTCATCGAGCTCGATAACGAACAGGATTTGCAGCGCGCATGCGATATCGCGGACGGCATTATCAAGGCGCTCGGGGATGGCCGGGTCAAGCGGCCCATTCTTCTGCATGGTTTCGACGACACCGTCTGGCCCTTCGTCAGGTTGGCGCGCGAGCGGCGCTACTCCACCCGTATCGGCCTGGAAGATGGTAAGCACCTCCCGGATGGGACGATTGCCAACGACAATGCCGCGCTGGTCACTGCGGCCGTTGCGATCTTCCGTGGTCACTCGAACTGA
- a CDS encoding GGDEF domain-containing protein, producing MDLATVLLLHKSSFIVGAICFFYVRWRSGATPGLGVLAVGFTLLAIASTLAGWDESLHMSDNARTFWSFALGANGYGLMAVGLFGLSRRQNSIRDWWPLLLPVVLMLSAAITPWYLNNGLRASVFNGNAAILLALSGFVIARDFFHERLTARLGLSASIWVATSLSALVVIGFVFPNDAPLPPRYAFFLLIICHFAVALFVLVLVQERAEEKLIRLANTDMLTGIPNRQHFFNSLPKSLSPGDAFVLIDIDFFKRVNDMYGHDKGDVVLINVARTIAQSAPTSCVLGRLGGEEFSLFFRGQTAASAFALAERIREAVNALSLVFEGNQVTPSVSAGVALWEAGLTEQDVQKRADQALYIAKNKGRNRVELFSSVGLTSSVLAPEPLPARAG from the coding sequence ATGGATCTTGCGACAGTCCTTCTTCTACACAAGTCTTCCTTCATTGTCGGAGCGATCTGCTTCTTCTATGTGAGATGGCGTTCCGGAGCGACGCCGGGGCTCGGCGTACTTGCAGTTGGTTTTACTTTGCTCGCGATCGCCTCAACGCTGGCTGGGTGGGACGAGAGCCTTCACATGTCCGATAATGCCAGGACGTTCTGGAGTTTTGCGCTGGGCGCCAATGGTTACGGGCTGATGGCGGTTGGTCTTTTCGGCCTCAGCCGGCGTCAAAATTCTATACGAGATTGGTGGCCATTGCTCCTGCCCGTCGTCCTGATGCTGAGTGCGGCGATCACGCCATGGTATTTAAACAATGGATTGAGAGCATCGGTGTTCAATGGCAACGCCGCCATCCTGCTTGCCTTGTCAGGTTTCGTGATCGCCCGCGACTTCTTCCATGAGCGTCTTACCGCGCGGCTCGGGCTTTCCGCATCCATATGGGTGGCGACGTCTCTCTCGGCTTTGGTCGTCATTGGCTTCGTCTTTCCGAACGATGCGCCTCTTCCCCCGCGCTACGCATTCTTTCTGCTGATCATCTGTCATTTCGCAGTGGCTCTGTTCGTGCTCGTCCTCGTGCAGGAAAGAGCCGAAGAAAAGCTTATCAGACTTGCAAACACCGATATGCTGACCGGCATTCCCAACCGGCAGCATTTCTTCAATTCCCTTCCGAAAAGCCTCAGCCCCGGGGACGCCTTCGTCCTCATCGATATCGACTTTTTCAAGCGTGTTAACGATATGTACGGACACGACAAAGGTGATGTCGTTCTCATAAATGTTGCTCGGACGATTGCTCAGAGTGCCCCCACTTCCTGCGTGCTAGGTCGGTTGGGCGGCGAGGAGTTCAGCCTCTTTTTTCGCGGCCAAACGGCAGCCTCCGCTTTTGCGCTCGCTGAGCGGATACGCGAGGCTGTCAACGCCCTGAGCCTTGTCTTCGAAGGAAATCAGGTCACACCTTCCGTCAGTGCAGGTGTGGCACTTTGGGAAGCGGGTCTAACCGAACAAGACGTCCAGAAGCGTGCAGATCAGGCGCTCTACATTGCCAAAAACAAGGGTCGCAACAGGGTTGAGTTGTTCAGCAGCGTCGGGTTGACCTCCAGCGTCCTTGCGCCGGAACCTCTACCGGCTCGCGCAGGCTGA
- a CDS encoding GYD domain-containing protein encodes MAMYLTRFSYTPETWARMIENPEDRREAARSYIESVGGKLHGFWYAFGEHDGWNLWEAPDNVSMAAVALAIGAGGALSSMETTVLLSVEDTIAALEKAKSVRYRPPAA; translated from the coding sequence ATGGCCATGTATCTCACGCGCTTCAGCTACACGCCCGAGACCTGGGCGCGGATGATCGAAAATCCCGAGGATCGCCGAGAGGCGGCACGCAGTTACATTGAATCCGTGGGCGGAAAGCTGCATGGCTTCTGGTACGCCTTCGGCGAGCATGATGGTTGGAATCTGTGGGAGGCGCCCGATAACGTATCGATGGCGGCCGTCGCACTTGCGATCGGTGCAGGAGGTGCACTCAGCTCCATGGAGACCACTGTCCTCCTCAGCGTCGAGGATACGATCGCAGCCTTGGAAAAGGCGAAGTCGGTACGCTATCGTCCACCGGCAGCATAG
- a CDS encoding septal ring lytic transglycosylase RlpA family protein, whose translation MKLDYGAASFATTARWLAISAMCATVAACGTTQAVPKKKAHGKEYFSESEYGVKASPRVATGNNIPKGGGRYIVGNAYEVKGKWYYPKEDFAYNKVGVASWYGSAFHGRLTANGEVYDQMHLSAAHPTFPLPSYARVTNLESGSSVIVRVNDRGPYHEGRIIDLSNKTADMLDLQHSGTGKVRVQYVGRARMDGHDMPYLMASYAPKGSRIPGVNPEGQIASGVMVASNSRKITRDQLQSSENYETPANVPVPRSATSYAGSTPSARNNAAAAAAPALAPAAHVLVAPSAPSFNNGAQAMDQMVVLPEIGPMPYERPQNSLALGYQSEEVKTVTVDLAFDAVMVRNDGLTQESILASAKRHQAKFAQR comes from the coding sequence ATGAAACTGGATTACGGGGCGGCGTCTTTCGCAACGACAGCACGGTGGCTGGCGATCTCGGCGATGTGTGCGACGGTTGCGGCTTGCGGCACGACGCAGGCGGTGCCGAAGAAAAAAGCCCACGGCAAAGAGTATTTCTCCGAATCCGAATATGGCGTGAAGGCGAGCCCGCGGGTCGCCACCGGCAACAATATCCCGAAGGGCGGCGGCCGCTACATCGTCGGCAACGCTTACGAGGTGAAGGGCAAGTGGTATTATCCGAAGGAAGATTTCGCCTATAACAAGGTCGGCGTCGCCTCCTGGTATGGCTCGGCCTTTCACGGGCGCCTGACGGCGAACGGCGAAGTCTACGACCAGATGCATCTTTCCGCCGCACATCCGACCTTCCCGCTGCCGAGCTATGCGCGCGTCACCAATCTCGAAAGTGGTTCTTCCGTCATCGTGCGCGTCAACGATCGCGGCCCCTATCACGAAGGCCGTATCATCGACCTTTCCAACAAGACGGCCGACATGCTGGATCTGCAGCACAGCGGCACCGGCAAGGTGCGCGTGCAATATGTCGGCCGCGCCCGCATGGACGGCCACGACATGCCCTATCTGATGGCCTCCTACGCGCCGAAGGGCAGCCGCATTCCCGGCGTCAATCCGGAAGGGCAGATCGCAAGCGGCGTGATGGTCGCCTCCAACAGCCGAAAGATCACCCGCGACCAGCTGCAGAGTTCGGAAAACTACGAGACGCCGGCCAACGTGCCGGTGCCGAGGTCGGCCACCTCCTATGCCGGCTCGACGCCGAGCGCCCGCAACAATGCGGCAGCCGCCGCCGCACCCGCTCTGGCCCCGGCTGCCCATGTTCTGGTCGCGCCATCGGCACCGTCCTTCAACAATGGCGCGCAGGCCATGGACCAGATGGTCGTGCTGCCGGAGATCGGTCCGATGCCCTACGAGCGGCCCCAGAATTCGCTGGCGCTCGGCTACCAGAGCGAAGAGGTGAAGACGGTGACCGTCGATCTCGCCTTCGACGCGGTGATGGTGCGCAATGACGGGCTGACGCAAGAGTCCATCCTTGCCTCGGCCAAGCGCCATCAGGCAAAGTTCGCCCAGCGCTGA
- a CDS encoding D-alanyl-D-alanine carboxypeptidase family protein yields MLKPALRLLACLMPFASGAFAADGGAAGFATKAAQAYMIEATTGTVLLAKNEDQGFSPASLAKLMTMDLVFEALTKGQITLDTEYPVSEYAWRTGGAPSRTATMFASLKSRVRVEDLIKGVAIQGANDSCIILAEGMAGSEQQFAVSMTRRARELGMEKAEFGNSTGLPDGKSKVTAREMVTLAAALQQTYPNLYPYFAQPDFEWNKIFQRNRNPLLGLDLGADGLATGFTEGEGYSIVASVQRDGRRLFVALAGIASDKERTEEAKRVLEWGLTAFENRQIFADKEVIGAASVYGGTSRTVDLVAKAPVSVYIPISNPDRLSARIIYRWPLTAPVKPDTQAGTLRIFAGSRLLREVPLYTVHAVGEGSLSSRAIDAMLELGESLFFSWLWDKPAPV; encoded by the coding sequence ATGCTGAAGCCCGCGCTTCGCCTGCTTGCATGCCTGATGCCGTTCGCCTCCGGAGCCTTTGCAGCCGATGGCGGTGCCGCCGGCTTCGCCACCAAGGCGGCGCAGGCCTATATGATCGAGGCTACCACCGGCACGGTGCTTCTCGCCAAGAACGAGGATCAGGGCTTTTCGCCGGCTTCGCTCGCCAAGCTGATGACGATGGATCTCGTTTTCGAGGCGCTGACCAAGGGCCAGATCACGCTCGATACCGAATATCCCGTTTCCGAATATGCCTGGCGGACAGGCGGCGCGCCATCGCGGACGGCAACGATGTTTGCCAGCCTCAAATCGCGCGTGCGCGTCGAGGACCTGATCAAGGGCGTCGCCATCCAGGGCGCCAATGACAGCTGCATCATCCTCGCCGAGGGCATGGCCGGAAGCGAACAGCAATTTGCCGTGTCGATGACGCGCCGCGCCCGCGAGCTCGGCATGGAGAAGGCCGAGTTCGGCAATTCCACCGGCCTTCCCGACGGCAAGAGCAAGGTGACCGCACGCGAGATGGTGACGCTTGCCGCCGCCCTTCAGCAGACCTATCCGAACCTTTACCCCTATTTCGCGCAGCCGGATTTCGAGTGGAACAAGATCTTCCAGCGCAACCGCAACCCGCTGCTCGGGCTCGATCTCGGCGCCGATGGGCTGGCGACCGGCTTTACCGAGGGCGAGGGCTATTCGATCGTTGCTTCGGTCCAGCGCGACGGCCGGCGGCTGTTTGTGGCTCTTGCCGGCATCGCTTCCGACAAGGAGCGGACGGAGGAAGCTAAGCGCGTGCTCGAGTGGGGACTGACGGCCTTTGAGAACCGGCAGATCTTCGCCGACAAGGAAGTGATTGGCGCCGCCAGCGTCTACGGCGGCACGTCGCGCACGGTCGACCTCGTCGCCAAGGCGCCGGTCAGCGTCTATATCCCGATCAGCAATCCCGACCGGTTGTCGGCGCGCATCATCTATCGCTGGCCGCTGACGGCGCCGGTCAAGCCGGATACCCAGGCAGGCACGCTGAGGATTTTCGCCGGCAGCCGGCTGCTCAGGGAAGTGCCGCTCTATACCGTGCACGCGGTCGGCGAAGGCTCACTCAGCAGCCGGGCGATCGACGCCATGCTGGAACTCGGCGAATCGCTGTTCTTCTCCTGGCTCTGGGACAAGCCCGCGCCCGTCTGA
- the tmk gene encoding dTMP kinase yields MSSGTGLFVTFEGGEGAGKSTQIRRLAEALKGEGHDVLMTREPGGSPGAEAVRHVLLSGAAEAFGTRMEAILFAAARNDHVEEVIRPALAAGKVVLCDRFMDSSRVYQGITGNLEPDFIETLQRIAINGVMPDCTVILDIPAKVGLERAQKRAATDAPDRFEKERLETHEKRREAFLDIAAREPERCHVVNAMQTEEAIAAEILAIIQQLLSPAGRARMPEAAHHE; encoded by the coding sequence TTGTCATCCGGTACGGGATTGTTCGTTACGTTTGAAGGCGGGGAAGGCGCTGGGAAATCCACGCAGATCCGCCGCCTCGCCGAGGCGCTGAAGGGCGAAGGTCACGACGTGCTGATGACGCGCGAACCAGGCGGATCGCCGGGCGCCGAAGCCGTGCGCCACGTGCTGCTGTCGGGGGCTGCCGAAGCCTTCGGCACGCGGATGGAGGCAATCCTCTTTGCCGCGGCCCGCAACGACCATGTCGAAGAGGTGATCCGGCCGGCCCTGGCCGCAGGCAAGGTCGTGCTCTGCGACCGCTTCATGGATTCCTCCCGCGTCTACCAGGGTATTACCGGTAATCTCGAGCCCGATTTCATCGAGACGCTGCAGCGCATCGCCATCAACGGCGTGATGCCGGATTGCACCGTGATCCTCGACATCCCCGCCAAGGTCGGGCTGGAGCGGGCGCAGAAGCGCGCCGCGACCGATGCTCCCGATCGCTTCGAGAAGGAGCGGCTGGAAACGCACGAGAAACGGCGCGAGGCCTTTCTCGATATCGCTGCCCGCGAGCCGGAGCGCTGCCACGTCGTCAACGCCATGCAGACAGAGGAGGCGATCGCCGCCGAGATCCTGGCGATCATCCAACAACTGCTGTCGCCGGCAGGCCGTGCGCGAATGCCGGAAGCCGCCCATCATGAGTGA
- a CDS encoding DNA polymerase III subunit delta', whose protein sequence is MSEERPGLLDGAIWPGENTRLFGHAEAEAFLAQSYRSGKGHHAVLIEGPEGIGKATLAFRFANHVLSHPDPETAPETIGDPDPASPVSRQIASGASHNLLHLARPMDEKTGKVKSAITVDEVRRAGKFFSQTSGTGNWRIVIIDPADDMNRNAANAILKILEEPPKRALFLVLSHAPGRLLPTIRSRCLPLKLAPLADDELVAALAHLGISGEGAAVLAAAKGSVGEALKLMNYGGGEIIAAYDEMLAAEGPTARKAMHRLADALSGRESDTIFDFFVSHVGDDIMNRARAAAGEGRIAAAERLARLYSEITERLTISDGYNLDRKQTIISILADIKQPGL, encoded by the coding sequence ATGAGTGAGGAAAGGCCCGGACTGCTCGACGGCGCCATCTGGCCGGGGGAAAATACCAGGCTGTTCGGGCATGCGGAGGCGGAAGCCTTCCTTGCGCAGTCCTACCGGTCCGGCAAGGGCCACCATGCCGTCCTGATCGAAGGGCCGGAAGGCATCGGCAAGGCGACGCTCGCCTTCCGCTTCGCCAATCACGTGCTCTCACATCCCGATCCCGAGACAGCGCCGGAGACGATCGGCGATCCGGATCCTGCCTCTCCCGTCAGCCGGCAGATCGCGTCTGGCGCCTCGCACAATCTGCTGCACCTTGCCCGGCCGATGGACGAAAAGACCGGCAAGGTGAAATCGGCGATAACAGTCGACGAGGTGCGCCGCGCCGGCAAATTCTTCTCGCAGACATCCGGCACCGGCAACTGGCGGATCGTCATCATCGATCCGGCCGACGACATGAACCGCAATGCTGCCAACGCCATCCTGAAGATCCTGGAAGAACCGCCGAAGCGGGCGCTGTTCCTGGTGCTGTCGCATGCGCCGGGACGGCTGCTGCCGACAATCCGCTCACGCTGCCTGCCGCTGAAGCTGGCGCCGCTTGCCGATGATGAACTCGTCGCGGCCCTTGCCCATCTCGGCATATCAGGCGAAGGCGCGGCGGTGCTTGCCGCCGCCAAGGGCAGCGTCGGCGAGGCGCTGAAACTCATGAACTACGGCGGCGGCGAGATCATCGCTGCCTATGACGAGATGCTTGCCGCCGAGGGACCGACAGCCCGCAAGGCAATGCATCGGCTGGCCGACGCGCTTTCGGGTCGGGAGAGCGACACGATCTTCGATTTCTTCGTCAGCCATGTCGGCGACGACATCATGAACCGCGCGCGCGCGGCAGCCGGCGAGGGGCGGATCGCGGCGGCGGAGCGGCTGGCGCGGCTCTATTCCGAAATCACCGAGCGGCTGACCATTTCCGATGGTTACAACCTCGACCGCAAGCAGACGATCATCAGCATTCTCGCCGATATCAAGCAGCCGGGCCTTTAA